In one Phyllostomus discolor isolate MPI-MPIP mPhyDis1 chromosome 8, mPhyDis1.pri.v3, whole genome shotgun sequence genomic region, the following are encoded:
- the AATK gene encoding serine/threonine-protein kinase LMTK1 isoform X1 → MQFLEEAQPYSPPPCPSAPPSCPAWASGGQPVGSRRALQHSNLLRCLAQCAEVTPYLLVMEFCPMGDLKGYLRSCRAAESMAPDPRTLQRMACEVACGVLHLHRHNYVHSDLALRNCLLTADLTVKIGDYGLSHGKYREDYFVTADQLWVPLRWIAPELVDEVHCNLLVVDQTKASNVWSLGVTIWELFELGAQPYPHHSDRQVLAYAVREQQLKLPKPQLPLALSDRWYEVMQFCWLQPEQRPTAEEVHLLLSCLCATGAAAAAEDEFERRWRSLRPGGAGAGPGAGAAGAALGSAGELAAASSFPLLEQFAGDGFHAEGDDVLTVTETSRGLNFECKWEAGRGGDTFPPPGGVSSPGCAVRLQELCAPDSAPPGVVPVLSAHSPSVGSEYFIRLEEPAPAAGHDPDCAGCAPNSCVAAPGSEGEDHDKDSDGSAAASLAMESLLGQAPSPDSLWGHCDHPLGRSCAQGPPCPSPKGLMPMQPGVEDADWGVPAFCPPLFEDPLGTHTSGTAGARLSPSREELGEAEARRAAQHRHWSSNVSANNNSGGQAPEAWEAGCTGSSTDRCPGKKQPLQAVPERGHPLAPEGPREPPLGPEGASFGQELGRCFDLPRLCPAEGLPPATSLFTPPWREAAGSEGNSPETEPRLAEEAEGSVVPRRFPASVPSPSQEGALLPAKEASTPTALPASPTPASGQAAATEPAQTWDSGNSSPEAPGSEDEDTAEATSGVFTDLSGDGPRAEKRDVTPVSRCLPKQVGTPDSLDSLDIPSSASDGGCEVFSPSAAGPSGGQPRALDSGYDTENYESPEFVLKEAHEPCEPEVFGGLASQGEGPGAETQLPASLGGLSEKNPYRDSAYFSDLDTEPEPLVVPEKRGGAVGPEPDLESPQSPGGQPPSESEAPGAAQSPDPTEVSPSALLEDSCPGPSTCPTGPRREPPWAESPARGSPTPSPGRSKVFLLTPVPQSSDIHGPEPQEPQGLPSALQERTGAPGVPKAPLCLALPGLPAAPEGRPQEEEEDSEDSDESDEELRCYSVQEPGEESEEEAPPVPVVVAESQSARHLRSLLKMPSLLSEAFCEDLERKKKAVSFFDDVTVYLFDQESPTRELGEPFPGAQKSPPAFLEGSPGSPGAPCRPRRAENSPDGFTFQEGTRFQWDHGVPQAPAREPALATPAAPSKPAETAPFSRFTVSPTPASRFSITHVLDPDAGRVGGPAGGAGGVCKEA, encoded by the exons GGGGACCTCAAGGGCTACCTGCGGAGCTGCCGGGCGGCGGAGTCCATGGCGCCCGACCCCCGGACCCTGCAGCGCATGGCCTGCGAGGTGGCCTGCGGCGTCCTGCACCTGCACCGCCACAACTACGTGCACAG TGACCTGGCCCTGAGGAACTGCCTGCTCACGGCCGACCTGACGGTGAAGATCGGCGACTACGGCCTGTCCCACGGCAAATACAGA GAGGACTACTTCGTGACCGCGGACCAGCTGTGGGTGCCGCTGCGCTGGATCGCGCCCGAGCTGGTGGACGAGGTGCACTGCAACCTGCTGGTGGTGGACCAGACCAAGGCCAGCAACGTGTG GTCCCTGGGCGTGACCATCTGGGAGCTGTTCGAGCTGGGCGCGCAGCCCTACCCCCACCACTCCGACAGGCAGGTGCTGGCCTACGCCGTCCGGGAGCAGCAGCTCAAGCTGCCCAAACCCCAGCTGCCACTGGCGCTGTCGGACCGCTG GTACGAGGTGATGCAGTTCTGCTGGCTGCAGCCGGAGCAGCGGCCGACCGCCGAGGAGGTGCACCTGCTGCTCTCCTGCCTGTGCGCCACGGGCGCCGCCGCGGCGGCGGAGGACGAGTTCGAGCGGCGCTGGCGCTCCCTGCGGCCAGGCGGGGCCGGCGCGGGCCCCGGGGCGGGCGCGGCGGGCGCGGCCCTGGGGAGCGCGGGCGAGCTGGCCGCCGCCTCGTCCTTCCCGCTGCTGGAGCAGTTCGCGGGCGACGGCTTCCACGCCGAGGGCGACGACGTGCTCACGGTGACGGAGACGAGCCGCGGCCTCAACTTCGAGTGCAAGTGGGAGGCGGGCCGCGGCGGCGACACTTTCCCACCGCCGGGGGGCGTGTCGAGCCCCGGCTGCGCGGTGCGTCTGCAGGAGCTCTGCGCCCCCGACAGCGCTCCGCCGGGGGTGGTGCCTGTTCTGAGCGCGCACAGCCCTTCTGTGGGCAGCGAGTACTTCATCCGCCTGGAGGAGCCGGCGCCCGCCGCCGGCCACGACCCCGACTGCGCGGGCTGCGCCCCTAACTCCTGCGTCGCGGCCCCCGGCTCTGAGGGCGAGGACCACGACAAGGACTCAGACGGCAGCGCTGCCGCCTCGCTGGCTATGGAGTCGCTGCTGGGCCAGGCGCCATCCCCGGACAGCCTCTGGGGCCACTGCGACCACCCCCTGGGCAGGAGCTGCGCCCAgggcccgccctgcccctcccccaagggcCTGATGCCGATGCAGCCTGGAGTGGAGGATGCGGACTGGGGTGTGCCCGCTTTCTGCCCGCCCTTATTTGAGGACCCGCTGGGCACGCACACCTCTGGGACTGCAGGCGCCCGGCTGTCCCCcagcagggaggagctgggggaggccgAGGCCCGCAGGGCCGCGCAGCACAGACACTGGAGTTCCAACGTGTCGGCCAACAACAACAGCGGGGGCCAAGCCCCTGAGGCCTGGGAGGCGGGCTGCACGGGCAGCAGTACGGACCGCTGCCCTGGCAAGAAGCAGCCCCTACAGGCTGTCCCTGAGCGGGGCCACCCCCTGGCTCCAGAGGGCCCCAGAGAGCCTCCCCTTGGGCCAGAGGGGGCCTCCTTTGGCCAGGAGTTGGGCCGCTGCTTTGACCTCCCCCGCCTGTGTCCTGCCGAGGGCCTGCCCCCTGCCACCAGCCTGTTCACACCCCCCTGGAGAGAGGCAGCTGGCAGTGAGGGCAACAGCCCCGAGACAGAGCCCAGGCTTGCGGAGGAGGCTGAGGGGTCCGTGGTGCCTCGGAGGTTCCCTGCGTCCGTCCCATCCCCATCCCAAGAGGGAGCCCTGCTTCCTGCCAAGGAAGCCAGCACCCCCACCGCCCTGCCTGCGTCACCCACACCCGCCAGCGGCCAGGCAGCTGCCACGGAGCCGGCCCAAACATGGGACAGTGGCAACAGCTCCCCGGAGGCACCGGGCAGTGAGGACGAGGACACTGCTGAGGCCACTTCTGGCGTTTTCACGGATTTGTCTGGTGACGGCCCCCGGGCCGAGAAGCGGGACGTGACGCCGGTGTCCCGCTGCCTGCCCAAGCAGGTGGGCACCCCCGACTCCCTGGACTCGCTGGACATCCCGTCCTCGGCCAGCGACGGGGGCTGCGAGGTCTTCAGCCCGTCGGCCGCTGGCCCCTCCGGAGGGCAGCCCCGGGCCCTGGACAGCGGCTATGACACCGAGAACTACGAGTCCCCTGAGTTTGTGCTCAAGGAGGCGCACGAGCCGTGTGAGCCTGAGGTTTTCGGGGGACTGGCCTCGCAGGGAGAGGGCCCTGGGGCGGAGACTCAGCTCCCGGCCTCCCTCGGCGGCCTCAGCGAGAAAAACCCCTACCGCGACTCTGCCTACTTCTCAGATCTGGACACGGAGCCCGAGCCCCTGGTGGTCCCTGAGAAGAGGGGCGGGGCCGTTGGGCCAGAGCCAGACCTGGAGAGCCCGCAGAGCCCCGGAGGGCAGCCGCCTTCTGAGTCTGAGGCACCTGGGGCGGCGCAGAGCCCAGACCCCACAGAGGTGTCGCCATCGGCACTGCTTGAGGATTCTTGCCCTGGACCAAGCACTTGCCCCACAGGCCCTAGGAGGGAGCCCCCCTGGGCTGAAAGCCCAGCTCGGGGGTCGCCGACGCCCAGTCCCGGGCGCTCCAAAGTTTTCCTGCTGACCCCCGTCCCGCAGAGCTCAGACATCCACGGCCCCgagccccaggagccccagggactGCCGTCAGCCCTGCAGGAGCGGACAGGGGCCCCGGGCGTCCCGAAAGCCCCGCTCTGCCTGGCCCTGCCGGGGCTCCCCGCGGCCCCGGAGGGCCGGccgcaggaggaggaggaggacagcgAGGACAGCGACGAGTCGGACGAGGAGCTCCGCTGCTACAGCGTCCAGGAGCCCGGCGAGGAGAGCGAGGAGGAGGCGCCGCCGGTGCCTGTGGTGGTGGCCGAGAGCCAGAGCGCGCGCCACCTGCGCAGCCTGCTCAAAATGCCCAGCCTGCTGTCCGAGGCCTTCTGCGAGGACCTGGAGCGCAAGAAGAAAGCCGTGTCCTTCTTCGACGACGTCACCGTCTACCTCTTTGACCAG GAAAGTCCCACCCGGGAGCTTGGGGAGCCCTTCCCCGGAGCCCAGAAGTCGCCCCCTGCGTTCCTCGAGGGCAGTCCCGGCTCCCCCGGCGCCCCCTGCCGGCCTCGACGGGCCGAAAACTCACCCGACGGCTTCACGTTCCAAGAGG GCACGAGGTTCCAGTGGGACCATGGCGTACCGCAGGCGCCGGCCCGGGAGCCCGCGCTGGCCACGCCCGCCGCGCCCTCCAAGCCGGCCGAGACCGCCCCCTTCTCGCGTTTCACCGTCTCGCCCACGCCCGCGTCTCGCTTCTCCATCACGCACGTCTTGGACCCGGACGCCGGACGCGTGGGTG gccctgcaggaggCGCTGGGGGCGTCTGTAAAGAAGCCTGA